A DNA window from Hemibagrus wyckioides isolate EC202008001 linkage group LG11, SWU_Hwy_1.0, whole genome shotgun sequence contains the following coding sequences:
- the slc19a2 gene encoding thiamine transporter 1 codes for MSETWLCPTVLLCVYGFFSSLRPSEPFLTAFLMGPDKNLTEREVVNEIYPLWTYSYLILLFPVFLATDYLRYKPVLILQATSYVITYVMLVKAQGVLAIQLLEFFFGMATATEIAYYSYIYSVVEPSSYQKVTGFCRSVTLLGSAVGSLIGQILVSAAHVPLLTLSIITLSSSCLAFLAPWFLPMPSKSLFFHQSESRSWDKKAQELADKSEDYECKVPLGVTEGTKEKHAGAGSLVEVLKTLGADFVKCYSCHTLLAWSVWWALSTCGYFQVVNYTQVLWEKILPSKNFEIYNGYVETVSTLLGALAAFSVGLVNVSWAVWGELALCIFSIVIAVAVYVMDTVRNIWVCYTSYVIFRSSYMLLITIATFQIATNLSMKRYALVFGVNTFVALLLQTLLTVIVVDSAGLGLDIFPQFLIYGSYFAAIAVIFLIAGLYKVSTHRSAAATAGVHTESADSETDSSSAETPIPKDNSMN; via the exons GGAGAGAGAG GTTGTGAATGAGATCTATCCACTATGGACATATTCCTACCTGATCTtactgtttcctgttttcctGGCTACGGATTACCTCCGTTACAAGCCCGTGCTCATCCTCCAGGCCACCAGTTACGTCATCACTTACGTGATGCTGGTGAAAGCCCAGGGTGTGCTGGCCATTCAGCTTCTGGAGTTCTTCTTCGGTATGGCTACAGCCACTGAGATCGCGTACTATTCCTACATCTACAGTGTGGTCGAGCCGTCCAGCTACCAGAAAGTGACTGGTTTCTGCCGCAGCGTCACTCTGCTGGGATCCGCTGTAGGATCACTCATTGGCCAGATTCTGGTGTCAGCAGCCCACGTTCCATTGCTTACCCTCAGCATCATCACACTGTCCTCGTCCTGCCTGGCGTTCTTGGCACCGTGGTTTTTGCCCATGCCCAGCAAGAGCCTGTTTTTCCACCAGAGTGAGAGCAGATCTTGGGACAAGAAGGCACAGGAGCTTGCAGACAAGTCAGAGGACTACGAGTGCAAAGTGCCGCTTGGTGTGACTGAAGGCACCAAG GAGAAACATGCTGGCGCTGGAAGTCTTGTGGAGGTCTTGAAGACTCTTGGTGCAGATTTTGTGAAGTGTTATTCCTGCCACACTCTCCTGGCTTGGTCAGTGTGGTGGGCTCTGTCTACTTGTGGCTACTTCCAAGTGGTCAATTACACCCAGGTCCTGTGGGAGAAGATCCTGCCTTCGAAAAACTTTGAGATCTACAACGGTTATGTAGAGACCGTATCTACTCTGCTTG GTGCCCTTGCTGCTTTCAGTGTAGGGTTGGTTAATGTGTCATGGGCAGTCTGGGGTGAACTCGCACTCTGCATTTTCTCCATCGTCATTGCCGTGGCTGTGTATGTTATGGACACCGTCAGGAATATCTGGGTGTGCTACACTTCTTACGTGATCTTCCGGTCCTCCTACATGTTGCTCATCACTATAGCAAC GTTCCAGATTGCCACCAATTTAAGTATGAAGAGATATGCcttagtgtttggtgtgaacaCATTCGTGGCATTATTACTGCAAACGCTGCTTACTGTGATTGTGGTCGACTCTGCCGGCTTGGGCCTCGATATTTTTCCCCAG TTCCTGATCTACGGCAGTTACTTTGCTGCAATCGCAGTGATCTTCCTCATAGCTGGCTTGTACAAAGTGTCTACACACAGAAgcgctgctgctactgctggagTGCACACTGAGAGtgcagacagtgagacagactcCTCTTCTGCAGAGACTCCCATCCCTAAAGACAACagtatgaattaa